The Paenibacillus sp. RUD330 genome has a segment encoding these proteins:
- a CDS encoding glycoside hydrolase family 38 C-terminal domain-containing protein, with translation MPYEVIRPEQLRGVLGRLQANIYEPVAELAVSAWVTPEPVPYEERRSGRLVRLRPGERWGELWDCAWFHFSGSVPESAKGGKVVLLIDVNGELCLVDEEGSPVQGLTNINSEFDFSLGLPGKRVVPVSERCSGTEAIDLWGDAGCNDLFGRYRSGTLKEAVVAVCREELRQLYYDFEVLLETAERLPAGSARKERIFRTLHDALHRLAGLTDEEIAQARSLLGEQLAKRGGDPVLTISAVGHAHIDLAWLWPIRETIRKGARTFSTALSMMERYPDYVFGASQPQLYEWMKIHYPKLYGRIKERVAEGRWEPQGAMWVESDTNVPGGESLVRQLLYGKRYFQQEFGQEMKSLWMPDVFGYTASLPQLLKKAGVDYMMTQKLSWSVYNRHPHHTFMWEGIDGSQVLTHMPPEDTYNSPAAPRSIVKAEQEYLDKGISDRALMLFGIGDGGGGPGEEHLERLAREHDLLGLSPVEQEPSSRFFERLAEGSERYETWRGELYLEKHQGTLTSQGRSKRYNRKLEKALRELEFAAVLAEMADGSPYPARELEEIWKEVLLYQFHDILPGSSIKRVYDESLERYEALLERTEELMTEAYASASGGASGTAVFNSLPWEREEWMHLDGRWQLVRVPAMGFVSVAGAAPEAKDAAEFPGLRVSAEGRAIENGLLALAFDAEGGIVSILDKEAGRELVQPGRGANALRVYSDDGDAWDFRQDYRAAGGTALRLEEIEAFADGPKAGLIMRYAIGSSTLVQRVMLTDGSRRIDFETKVDWKESGKMLRTSFPLGIRCDSVSCDIQFGYLKRPTHRNTMWDYAKDEICAHHYADLSEPDYGVALLNDCKYGHRAEGGELDLNLLRSPSYPDPEADRAEHEFTYSLYPHSGDHVQAGIYRRGYELNVPLRTVAAASPVPSSQDGAAPTTAQAAAVSAGAAAAETAAAAETAAAAGMPSAGAAGWQEGRSFLLPDHPHVMVEAVKRAEDDGDLVIRLYETAGTRLRTTLQAGFALSGAWLADLMEQKQERLEVTGDAFELAFDPFEVKTLKLSLQP, from the coding sequence ATGCCATACGAAGTCATCCGGCCTGAACAATTGAGAGGCGTGCTGGGACGCCTGCAGGCCAACATATACGAGCCCGTCGCCGAGCTTGCCGTATCGGCCTGGGTGACGCCCGAGCCGGTGCCGTACGAGGAGCGCAGGTCGGGAAGGCTCGTCCGGCTCCGGCCGGGAGAGCGCTGGGGAGAGCTGTGGGACTGCGCCTGGTTCCATTTCTCCGGCTCCGTGCCGGAGTCGGCCAAGGGCGGAAAAGTCGTGCTGCTCATCGACGTGAACGGCGAGCTTTGCCTGGTGGACGAGGAAGGGTCGCCGGTCCAGGGGCTGACCAACATCAATTCCGAGTTCGACTTTTCGCTCGGCCTGCCGGGCAAGCGGGTCGTGCCTGTAAGCGAGCGCTGCAGCGGAACGGAAGCCATCGACCTGTGGGGCGATGCGGGCTGCAACGACCTGTTCGGCCGCTACCGCAGCGGCACGCTCAAGGAAGCGGTCGTCGCCGTCTGCAGGGAGGAGCTGCGGCAGCTGTACTACGATTTCGAGGTGCTGCTGGAGACGGCGGAGCGGCTGCCTGCCGGCTCCGCGCGCAAGGAGCGGATCTTCCGCACGCTGCATGACGCCTTGCATCGGCTCGCGGGCCTGACGGACGAGGAGATCGCGCAGGCGCGGAGCCTGCTCGGCGAGCAGCTCGCCAAGCGCGGCGGCGATCCCGTGCTGACGATCAGCGCCGTCGGCCATGCGCATATCGATCTGGCGTGGCTCTGGCCGATCCGGGAGACGATCCGCAAGGGAGCCCGGACGTTCTCGACGGCGCTGTCCATGATGGAGCGCTATCCGGACTATGTGTTCGGAGCGAGCCAGCCGCAGCTGTACGAATGGATGAAGATCCATTATCCGAAGCTGTACGGACGGATCAAGGAGCGCGTAGCCGAGGGACGCTGGGAGCCGCAGGGCGCGATGTGGGTCGAGTCGGACACGAACGTTCCGGGCGGAGAATCGCTCGTGCGCCAGCTGCTCTACGGCAAGCGGTATTTCCAGCAAGAGTTCGGCCAGGAGATGAAGTCGCTCTGGATGCCGGATGTGTTCGGCTACACGGCCAGCCTGCCGCAGCTGCTGAAGAAGGCCGGCGTCGATTACATGATGACGCAGAAGCTGAGCTGGAGCGTGTACAACCGCCATCCGCACCACACGTTCATGTGGGAGGGGATCGACGGCTCGCAGGTGCTGACGCATATGCCTCCCGAGGATACGTACAACAGTCCGGCGGCGCCGCGCTCGATCGTGAAGGCGGAGCAGGAGTATTTGGACAAAGGCATATCCGACCGCGCGCTCATGCTGTTCGGCATCGGCGACGGCGGCGGCGGACCGGGAGAAGAGCATCTCGAGCGGCTCGCCCGGGAGCATGACCTGCTCGGGCTGAGCCCGGTCGAGCAGGAGCCGTCCTCGCGCTTTTTCGAGCGGCTCGCCGAGGGCTCGGAGCGCTATGAGACGTGGCGCGGAGAGCTGTACCTGGAGAAGCATCAGGGAACGCTGACGAGCCAGGGCCGGAGCAAGCGCTACAACCGCAAGCTGGAGAAGGCGCTGCGCGAGCTGGAATTCGCCGCCGTGCTCGCCGAGATGGCGGACGGCAGTCCGTATCCGGCCCGGGAGCTGGAGGAGATCTGGAAGGAAGTGCTTCTCTATCAATTCCACGATATACTGCCGGGCTCCTCGATCAAGCGGGTCTACGACGAATCGCTGGAACGGTATGAAGCTCTTCTGGAGCGGACGGAAGAGCTCATGACGGAAGCTTACGCCAGCGCGTCCGGCGGAGCGTCCGGCACCGCCGTCTTCAACTCGCTTCCTTGGGAGCGGGAGGAATGGATGCATCTGGACGGCCGCTGGCAGCTCGTGCGCGTGCCTGCGATGGGCTTCGTTTCGGTCGCAGGAGCTGCTCCAGAGGCGAAGGATGCCGCTGAATTCCCTGGCCTGCGGGTTTCGGCCGAGGGCCGGGCCATCGAGAACGGGCTGCTGGCGCTGGCCTTCGATGCGGAGGGAGGCATTGTCTCGATCCTCGACAAGGAGGCCGGCCGCGAGCTCGTGCAGCCGGGACGGGGCGCCAACGCGCTGCGCGTCTACTCCGATGACGGAGATGCCTGGGACTTCCGCCAGGATTACCGGGCAGCCGGAGGAACGGCGCTGCGTCTCGAGGAGATCGAAGCGTTCGCGGACGGGCCGAAGGCCGGCCTGATCATGCGGTATGCTATCGGCAGCTCGACCCTTGTCCAGCGGGTGATGCTGACGGACGGCAGCCGCCGGATCGACTTCGAGACGAAGGTCGATTGGAAGGAGTCGGGCAAGATGCTCCGCACCTCGTTCCCGCTCGGCATCCGCTGCGATTCCGTCAGCTGCGACATCCAGTTCGGCTATCTGAAGCGGCCGACGCATCGCAATACGATGTGGGATTACGCCAAGGACGAGATCTGCGCCCATCATTACGCGGATCTATCCGAGCCCGACTACGGCGTGGCGCTGCTCAACGACTGCAAGTACGGCCATCGCGCCGAGGGCGGAGAGCTGGATCTCAACCTGCTGCGCAGTCCGTCCTATCCCGATCCGGAAGCCGACAGGGCCGAGCATGAGTTCACCTACTCCCTGTATCCGCATTCCGGCGACCATGTCCAGGCCGGCATCTACCGGCGCGGCTACGAGCTGAACGTGCCTCTGCGTACCGTAGCTGCGGCATCGCCTGTTCCGTCCTCTCAGGACGGCGCCGCTCCGACAACGGCGCAGGCTGCGGCGGTGTCCGCAGGCGCCGCGGCGGCCGAGACCGCCGCAGCGGCCGAGACCGCCGCAGCGGCCGGCATGCCTTCGGCGGGAGCCGCCGGCTGGCAGGAAGGACGCTCGTTCCTGCTGCCGGACCATCCGCATGTGATGGTGGAGGCGGTGAAGCGCGCCGAGGATGACGGAGATCTCGTCATCCGGCTGTACGAGACGGCCGGCACGCGGCTGCGGACGACGCTGCAGGCGGGCTTCGCCCTCTCGGGAGCGTGGCTGGCCGATCTGATGGAGCAGAAGCAGGAGCGGCTGGAAGTAACCGGCGATGCCTTCGAGCTGGCCTTCGACCCGTTCGAGGTCAAGACGCTCAAGCTGTCTCTGCAGCCGTAA
- a CDS encoding GntR family transcriptional regulator, with product MSSTDRTPLYQKIQDYIRDLVDSNELKEGERIPTEKELMERFNVSKITVVNALSGLAAEKLITRVPGRGSFVSGRQPEEAAPDAPLLQPGAAAAPERGAGRRRSGLIGLVMPSIDDYFAIRLIDGVRMALEDKGYRSVILLSGGQVDQEKEAIKTLKEIGAEGLLIFPVDEEQYNEEILAMKFSGFPFVLIDRYLPGVETNYIAADGRMGTSLAVDHLWELGHREIAICSDSPMQTVTVQERLEGYMNELKNKGALINPAHMITGFRVESLKQAETHPLFRYIRNRMATAYITLNGRLAVQIYQMALQAGLRVPEDLSIVSFDDPTSIVEEFSMFTHIRQFEFDMGSRAADKLLEVIGKGGAGGGYTKTLLEPELVVRQTTSGPPL from the coding sequence ATGAGCTCGACAGATCGAACTCCGCTGTATCAGAAAATTCAGGATTACATCCGCGACCTTGTCGATTCGAACGAGCTGAAGGAAGGCGAACGGATTCCGACGGAAAAAGAGCTGATGGAGCGGTTCAACGTAAGCAAGATCACGGTCGTCAACGCCTTGTCCGGCCTGGCCGCCGAGAAGCTGATCACCCGGGTGCCCGGGCGCGGCAGCTTCGTGAGCGGAAGGCAGCCCGAAGAGGCCGCCCCGGATGCCCCGCTGCTCCAGCCGGGCGCGGCGGCGGCTCCGGAGCGGGGAGCGGGGAGGCGGCGGAGCGGCCTGATCGGCCTCGTCATGCCGTCCATCGACGACTATTTCGCCATCCGGCTTATCGACGGCGTGCGCATGGCGCTCGAGGACAAGGGCTATCGAAGCGTGATCCTGCTCTCCGGAGGCCAGGTGGACCAGGAGAAGGAAGCGATCAAGACGCTGAAGGAAATCGGGGCCGAGGGGCTGCTGATCTTTCCCGTGGACGAGGAGCAGTACAATGAAGAAATTCTCGCGATGAAGTTCTCCGGATTTCCGTTCGTGCTGATCGACCGCTATCTGCCCGGGGTGGAGACGAATTACATCGCCGCCGACGGAAGGATGGGCACGAGTCTGGCGGTGGACCATCTATGGGAGCTCGGACATCGCGAGATCGCCATCTGCTCCGACTCGCCGATGCAGACCGTTACGGTGCAGGAGCGTCTCGAAGGCTACATGAACGAGCTGAAAAACAAAGGAGCGCTCATCAATCCCGCCCATATGATCACCGGCTTCCGGGTGGAAAGCCTCAAGCAAGCGGAGACGCATCCGCTGTTCCGATATATCCGCAACCGGATGGCGACCGCTTATATCACGCTGAACGGGCGGCTGGCGGTTCAGATCTACCAGATGGCGCTGCAGGCCGGGCTGCGCGTGCCGGAGGATCTGTCCATCGTCAGCTTCGACGATCCCACCTCGATCGTGGAGGAATTCAGCATGTTCACGCACATCCGGCAGTTCGAATTCGATATGGGCAGCCGGGCGGCCGACAAGCTGCTGGAGGTCATAGGCAAAGGCGGAGCTGGAGGCGGCTACACGAAAACGCTGCTGGAGCCCGAGCTCGTCGTCCGCCAGACGACATCGGGCCCGCCGCTTTAG